A portion of the Rhodococcus pseudokoreensis genome contains these proteins:
- a CDS encoding cytochrome P450: protein MNSGSTSIPAGCPAHATSVDSAVAELMSLDPDRLRCPYPVYEQLRQEAPVYWSERLQSYVVSRYADIAAILTKPKLFSSIRQSGPSSVTALAQRLIEDTDTPELLKKQAARRLDISGKPTLINADPPIHVRQRKLVSQGFSPRRVASMEPEVRQIASDLFDKFETRGSMDFVADFALPLPMTVIANVLGVPPSRMADFKRWSDAFTRGVGALDLSIAQIQQIFGAVDEFYDYFTAQIEERRTQPRDDLLTDIVAARLDGEQPLLLNEMLHMLSVFLVGGNETTTNLLTAITLRLLTDNELVTRIRNDTSLIPKLVEEVVRLESPVQGLFRTATEDTDVGGTPIPEGSMIWIVFASGNRDPEAITTPEDIELDGPNGLNHLAFGKGEHVCMGASVARLEARIGIEMMLERFPNLRLASDEVPPVHNSFILHGLQRLDVVNTPR, encoded by the coding sequence ATGAATTCGGGTTCGACATCAATTCCCGCCGGGTGCCCCGCACATGCAACATCGGTCGATTCGGCTGTAGCCGAGCTGATGTCGCTGGATCCGGATCGCTTGCGATGCCCGTATCCGGTGTACGAGCAATTACGGCAGGAAGCTCCGGTCTACTGGTCGGAACGCCTGCAGTCGTATGTCGTCAGCCGCTACGCCGACATCGCAGCAATCCTGACCAAACCGAAACTGTTCTCCTCGATTCGTCAGAGTGGCCCGTCTTCGGTAACCGCGCTCGCGCAGCGCCTCATCGAGGACACGGACACGCCGGAACTATTGAAGAAGCAGGCCGCACGGCGTTTGGACATTAGCGGAAAGCCGACGTTGATCAACGCCGACCCGCCGATACATGTTCGTCAACGCAAGTTGGTCAGCCAAGGATTCAGTCCTCGGCGAGTTGCATCGATGGAGCCCGAGGTACGCCAGATCGCAAGCGATCTTTTCGACAAGTTCGAGACTCGCGGTTCGATGGACTTCGTCGCCGACTTCGCACTTCCGCTGCCGATGACGGTCATTGCGAATGTGCTGGGCGTCCCACCCTCTCGAATGGCGGACTTCAAGCGTTGGTCGGATGCGTTCACACGGGGCGTTGGAGCGCTGGATTTGTCCATCGCCCAGATTCAGCAAATCTTCGGTGCGGTGGACGAGTTCTACGACTACTTCACCGCACAGATCGAGGAGCGACGGACCCAGCCTCGCGATGATCTCCTCACCGACATCGTGGCCGCGCGACTCGACGGCGAACAGCCGCTGTTGTTGAACGAGATGCTGCACATGTTGTCGGTGTTTCTCGTCGGTGGCAACGAGACCACGACCAACCTCCTGACGGCGATAACGTTGCGTCTACTCACGGACAACGAACTGGTGACCCGAATCCGCAACGACACGTCGCTGATTCCTAAGCTCGTGGAGGAAGTGGTGCGCCTCGAATCACCGGTGCAAGGCTTGTTCCGCACCGCCACCGAGGACACCGACGTGGGCGGGACGCCCATCCCCGAGGGATCGATGATCTGGATAGTATTTGCGTCCGGCAACCGCGACCCGGAAGCGATCACCACCCCCGAGGACATCGAACTGGACGGCCCGAACGGTCTGAACCACCTTGCATTCGGCAAAGGCGAACATGTGTGCATGGGCGCTTCCGTTGCACGACTCGAAGCGCGCATCGGAATCGAGATGATGCTAGAACGGTTCCCGAACCTACGTCTGGCGTCCGACGAGGTGCCTCCGGTCCACAACAGTTTCATTCTGCACGGTCTCCAGCGGCTGGACGTCGTCAATACACCTCGGTGA
- a CDS encoding PEP-utilizing enzyme: MCWSIWGDSAEWSWLYSMYAFGVIPKKALVVSPDMNDRGLSCFYGRQAFNVDAIKETMSSLPGVSPDDFERDLMGSVRPDAKKIESSNRRLPVVLAKAPGTAILTGKRIRKLHNRMYAKWVKVVYESDPVSQERPAIERLLEARQDFVDVFSVHCVVRFLFQGGQSGIAAAAAKAGDAALTADLLAGVGGVLETTMTDDLWRLGNHEISEDDFLRKWGYHGPNEGNPYTTSWREDPTPIRYLAAASAVRERPNDRAARSNAAAKKAEQRLLAGTPVLQRPAIRWLLRRMQNTIRTLQIGKAGYLMALDEARAAVKAFGAERVQLGQFDEPDDAFFLTVEECQQLAAGELLNVREIVSVRRATRMEYKNMDLPLSFVGMPTLTQKSDWSAPDILEVTGAASGGGIIEGRARIIEEADDDIDLDPGDVLVCRFTDPGWAPLMALADALVIDIGTSASHGAVVARELGIPFVIGTGNGTRVLREGDRILVDGTTAVVKVLERDIGRELNLA, translated from the coding sequence ATGTGCTGGAGTATCTGGGGAGACTCGGCGGAGTGGTCATGGCTCTACTCGATGTATGCGTTCGGGGTCATCCCGAAGAAGGCGCTCGTGGTTTCTCCCGACATGAACGACCGTGGCCTCTCGTGCTTCTACGGGCGGCAGGCATTCAATGTCGACGCGATCAAAGAGACCATGTCGTCGCTGCCCGGTGTCAGTCCGGATGACTTCGAGCGTGACCTCATGGGCAGCGTGCGGCCCGACGCCAAGAAGATCGAAAGTTCGAACCGTCGGCTGCCGGTGGTGCTGGCCAAGGCGCCGGGCACGGCCATCCTTACCGGTAAGCGGATCCGAAAGCTGCACAACCGAATGTATGCCAAGTGGGTCAAGGTCGTGTACGAAAGCGATCCAGTGTCGCAGGAACGTCCCGCGATCGAGCGGCTGCTCGAAGCGCGGCAAGACTTTGTCGACGTCTTCTCGGTTCACTGTGTTGTGCGCTTCCTGTTCCAGGGCGGACAGAGTGGAATCGCTGCTGCGGCGGCGAAAGCAGGCGACGCGGCTCTCACTGCCGATCTACTCGCGGGGGTGGGTGGCGTTCTCGAGACGACCATGACGGACGACCTGTGGCGGCTGGGCAATCACGAGATCTCGGAGGACGACTTCCTACGGAAGTGGGGCTACCACGGCCCGAATGAGGGGAATCCGTACACGACGTCGTGGCGCGAGGACCCCACTCCGATTCGTTACTTGGCTGCGGCGTCGGCGGTCAGGGAGCGGCCCAACGACCGAGCTGCGCGATCGAATGCCGCAGCCAAAAAGGCAGAACAGCGACTCCTCGCCGGGACCCCTGTACTACAGCGACCTGCGATCCGGTGGCTTCTGAGGCGGATGCAGAACACCATCCGGACACTCCAGATCGGCAAGGCCGGGTACCTCATGGCGCTCGACGAGGCTCGCGCGGCCGTGAAGGCCTTTGGCGCCGAGCGGGTCCAGCTCGGCCAGTTCGACGAGCCGGACGACGCGTTCTTCTTGACGGTCGAGGAGTGCCAGCAACTGGCCGCGGGTGAACTCCTGAACGTCCGTGAGATCGTGAGCGTACGGCGTGCGACTCGGATGGAGTACAAGAACATGGACTTGCCACTGTCGTTCGTCGGAATGCCGACATTGACACAAAAGTCCGACTGGTCCGCCCCCGACATTCTCGAGGTCACCGGCGCAGCGAGTGGCGGCGGCATTATCGAGGGCCGAGCTCGAATTATCGAGGAGGCCGACGACGATATCGATCTCGATCCCGGTGACGTTCTCGTGTGCCGGTTCACCGATCCCGGTTGGGCGCCGCTGATGGCACTGGCCGACGCGCTCGTCATCGATATCGGAACCTCCGCGAGCCACGGTGCGGTCGTCGCCCGTGAACTCGGCATTCCGTTCGTCATCGGAACCGGAAACGGCACCCGCGTCCTGCGTGAAGGTGACCGCATTCTCGTCGACGGCACAACAGCTGTGGTCAAGGTGCTCGAACGGGATATCGGTCGAGAATTGAATCTGGCCTGA
- a CDS encoding aromatic ring-hydroxylating oxygenase subunit alpha, producing MEKMWYRVWQMACVEGDIPEVGDHVVYEIGDRSYIVIRTETGIRAFVNACLHRARLIRERGGNVPELRCTFHGFTWNLDGTMKTLPCAWDFPHVDPTELTLPEAEVDTWRGFVFINPDPDAGSLSDFLGNFVDQWIWPIETRYKAVHVAKKLPLNWKAAQEAFMETYHVIATHPQILTWTGDSNSQYDATSDQPHWNRMINVQGVPSPHVADFVDEQDVLESFYAARTFYSADTGRDLQSDGDLPEIPEGSTARAILAEEMRKQLTKVSGRDYSQYSDSELLDTVQHTVFPNFHPWGGFKSNIVYRWRPNGFDPDSCIFETLIMADPPQGQPAPPSAPVRWVADDEQFTDVAELGLLGPVFDQDIDNMLWVQRGMKATLKKGLTLAQYQESRIRQMHQTLSTYIEE from the coding sequence ATGGAGAAGATGTGGTATCGCGTATGGCAGATGGCGTGCGTGGAAGGGGACATTCCGGAAGTCGGCGACCATGTCGTCTACGAGATCGGCGACCGCTCCTACATCGTCATTCGAACGGAAACCGGAATTCGCGCGTTCGTCAACGCATGCTTGCACCGGGCGCGGTTGATCCGCGAGCGCGGAGGCAACGTCCCGGAACTTCGGTGCACATTCCACGGATTCACCTGGAATCTGGACGGCACCATGAAAACTTTGCCGTGTGCATGGGATTTCCCGCACGTCGATCCGACAGAACTGACGCTCCCGGAAGCGGAGGTCGACACCTGGCGTGGGTTCGTCTTCATCAACCCCGACCCGGATGCCGGGTCGTTGAGCGATTTCCTCGGCAACTTCGTCGACCAGTGGATCTGGCCCATCGAAACGCGATACAAGGCTGTTCACGTGGCGAAAAAACTTCCTCTCAACTGGAAGGCTGCGCAGGAAGCCTTCATGGAGACTTACCACGTCATCGCTACGCACCCGCAGATTCTCACATGGACCGGCGACTCGAACTCACAATATGACGCGACCAGCGACCAGCCGCACTGGAACCGCATGATCAACGTCCAGGGCGTACCCAGCCCCCACGTGGCCGACTTCGTCGATGAGCAGGATGTGCTCGAATCCTTCTACGCCGCGCGGACGTTCTACTCCGCGGACACCGGCCGCGATCTTCAATCGGACGGTGACCTCCCCGAAATCCCGGAGGGGTCGACCGCTCGTGCCATCCTCGCGGAGGAGATGCGCAAGCAGCTCACCAAAGTATCCGGGCGTGACTATTCTCAGTACTCGGATAGCGAGCTGCTCGATACCGTTCAACACACCGTCTTTCCCAACTTTCATCCGTGGGGCGGCTTCAAGAGCAACATCGTCTACCGGTGGCGCCCGAACGGTTTCGATCCGGACTCGTGCATCTTCGAGACGCTCATCATGGCGGATCCCCCCCAAGGACAGCCGGCTCCCCCATCAGCACCGGTCCGGTGGGTGGCCGATGACGAGCAGTTCACCGATGTGGCAGAACTAGGACTGCTCGGCCCTGTATTCGACCAGGACATCGACAACATGCTGTGGGTGCAGCGCGGCATGAAGGCCACGTTGAAGAAGGGCCTCACCCTGGCCCAATACCAGGAGAGTCGCATCCGTCAGATGCATCAGACGCTGTCCACCTACATCGAGGAATGA
- a CDS encoding SDR family NAD(P)-dependent oxidoreductase translates to MSKRWLITGGARGLGRAFAEAALGRGDRVAASARRMDDLKTLKDRHGDQFIPVTFDVTDRRAVGVGVQIALEQLGGIDIVVNNAGYGHVGAFEEVTDAELRRQLDVNLFGALRVTQAVLPTMRDQGSGHIIQISSIGGVVAFPNLSAYHASKWALEGMSESLAVEVRKFGISVTLVEPGAFATDSEGPSSTRSEPNPAYDSLRAARSAPYGGQNPDDPHLAGQAMLRIVDAESPPLRALLGPTATDLAYRMHERRLNTWKEWDSLSRFMF, encoded by the coding sequence GTGAGTAAGCGTTGGTTGATTACCGGTGGTGCGCGTGGGCTCGGTCGCGCGTTCGCGGAGGCTGCCCTGGGTCGTGGCGACCGAGTGGCCGCTTCCGCCCGCCGAATGGACGATCTGAAGACCCTGAAGGATCGCCATGGTGACCAGTTCATACCGGTCACCTTCGACGTGACCGATCGGCGTGCGGTCGGTGTCGGCGTGCAAATCGCACTCGAGCAGCTCGGCGGCATCGACATCGTGGTCAACAACGCCGGATATGGGCATGTGGGGGCATTCGAGGAGGTCACCGATGCCGAATTGCGGCGCCAGCTCGACGTGAACTTGTTCGGAGCGCTCCGTGTCACCCAGGCAGTCCTCCCCACCATGCGTGATCAAGGATCAGGACACATCATCCAGATCTCGAGTATCGGTGGAGTTGTTGCCTTCCCGAACTTGTCGGCGTATCACGCGTCGAAATGGGCGCTCGAAGGGATGAGCGAATCGCTGGCGGTCGAGGTTCGAAAATTCGGAATCTCGGTCACCCTGGTGGAACCAGGAGCGTTCGCCACCGATTCCGAAGGCCCCTCGTCGACACGTTCCGAGCCCAACCCGGCCTACGATTCCCTCCGTGCGGCGAGGTCAGCCCCGTACGGAGGGCAAAATCCGGACGATCCACACCTCGCCGGGCAGGCCATGTTGCGCATCGTCGATGCCGAGAGCCCGCCGTTGCGCGCGTTGCTCGGACCGACTGCAACCGATCTCGCGTACAGAATGCACGAACGTAGGTTGAACACCTGGAAAGAGTGGGATTCGCTCTCGCGCTTCATGTTCTGA
- a CDS encoding PEP-utilizing enzyme — translation MASDEDTAATLTAAISSGQRFFRMRESIKDALVRAVHEVRLPLVELGQRLATRHALSSPLDIFYALDAELDEIVTGEADLNAELRVRADEFDDLRRRVPPPIVMNGTPIAPIDTWPLRAAASAATGSVPGTSLAGIGAAPGVAEGPARVVADLAEVEDLDPGEILVCAVTDPSWTPLLMVAGAVVCQVGAEGSHAAVISRELGIACVMSVRNVLQKIVTGQRLRVDGAAGTVEILT, via the coding sequence ATGGCCTCGGACGAGGATACGGCTGCCACTCTCACTGCGGCCATCTCGTCGGGGCAGCGCTTCTTCCGGATGCGTGAATCCATCAAGGACGCACTCGTCCGCGCTGTTCACGAAGTGCGGCTCCCGCTCGTGGAGCTGGGCCAGCGACTCGCAACCCGGCACGCACTGTCTTCGCCCCTCGACATTTTCTACGCACTCGACGCCGAGCTGGACGAGATCGTCACCGGTGAAGCAGACCTCAACGCGGAGTTGCGTGTTCGCGCCGACGAATTCGACGACCTTCGTCGTCGTGTACCACCGCCCATCGTCATGAACGGCACACCGATCGCCCCGATCGACACCTGGCCGCTCCGGGCCGCCGCGTCGGCGGCCACCGGTTCGGTACCCGGAACATCGCTGGCGGGGATCGGAGCGGCTCCCGGTGTCGCCGAGGGCCCCGCGCGCGTCGTCGCCGATCTGGCCGAGGTCGAAGACCTCGACCCCGGAGAGATTCTGGTGTGTGCGGTCACCGATCCGTCGTGGACACCGTTGTTGATGGTCGCCGGAGCGGTGGTTTGCCAGGTCGGCGCGGAGGGCAGCCACGCGGCGGTGATCAGTCGCGAACTCGGCATTGCCTGCGTCATGTCCGTGCGAAACGTGTTACAGAAGATCGTCACCGGGCAACGACTTCGAGTAGATGGAGCGGCCGGAACGGTCGAAATTCTCACGTAG
- a CDS encoding TetR/AcrR family transcriptional regulator, with the protein MGGREVNTRRQAIIEAARVTLRERGFEGTRMDDIAGQVGIARPNLYRYFANKEELVRALLEAEILAVNNQRRHRIPVSGPVRDLIVESLLVGAELTMRNELLSVIFSEELGEVAARLVADDSNLMSMEVDYWQPILDHGRRREELDSDMPDARILHWFMTNHYVFVTRPELIDGDIRAWIEDFVVKPVLATPRRPAPDSPEMRVDS; encoded by the coding sequence ATGGGCGGACGGGAAGTGAATACACGTCGCCAGGCAATCATCGAGGCCGCACGCGTGACGCTGAGGGAGCGGGGCTTCGAGGGAACGCGGATGGACGACATCGCGGGGCAGGTCGGGATTGCAAGGCCCAACCTGTACCGGTATTTCGCCAACAAAGAGGAGCTCGTTCGCGCGCTCCTCGAGGCCGAAATTCTGGCGGTCAACAATCAGCGCCGGCATCGGATACCCGTGTCCGGTCCTGTCCGTGATCTGATTGTCGAGTCCCTACTGGTCGGCGCCGAACTCACAATGAGAAACGAACTGCTCTCCGTGATCTTTTCGGAAGAACTGGGAGAAGTAGCTGCCCGCCTCGTCGCCGACGACAGCAATCTCATGTCGATGGAAGTCGATTATTGGCAACCCATACTCGACCACGGTCGTCGTCGGGAGGAACTGGATTCCGACATGCCCGACGCCCGGATTCTGCACTGGTTCATGACCAACCATTATGTCTTCGTGACACGGCCGGAGTTGATCGACGGTGACATCCGGGCTTGGATCGAGGACTTCGTCGTCAAACCTGTACTGGCTACGCCAAGGCGTCCCGCCCCCGACAGCCCGGAAATGAGAGTGGACTCATGA
- a CDS encoding PEP-utilizing enzyme, whose product MSALTSATEELFDTVHGTSEPNRFWTLANTGEVTPGILAALDWSVWDNFELAVRQAWCDLGIMNKRDVYLPTDPNLRQTYVFYGRHALNVDYVRNFMGSVPGASPNDFERDVCGTVREGMPDEKGSYHRAPAMLRKLPGAYRRTNSQLQQLHHEILTWWRDNVLHGVGSNDPLSDLHAAAQCFRRTMSMHIRVRTFLQGVQGGLVSLAEKAGRPDLALSVFAGFGEVSESALAEDIWALGSGSLDLSTFIERHGYYGPNEGMVWTSSWREDPTPLHAIARSVAARQSSDVAARAQAAAAAREDAERELLAGLSPLRRRLARILFRQAATQVRNLELGKATYHIALDGCRAAARRVGDDLRGRGVIDDPEDVFFLSIEELAEPPLRARELIAFRRQRRKEYAAIELPMTFHGVPEPASTSPIDVDVTEIEGIGASNGVVEGRARVVNDADTEGLFEEAGDILVCRTTNPSWTPLFTLVDAVVIDIGSTASHGAIVARELGIPCVINTGSGSKVIRSGDRIRVDGTRGLVTIVDRATNLGDSPPRKT is encoded by the coding sequence ATGAGTGCCCTCACTTCTGCTACGGAAGAGCTGTTCGACACGGTGCACGGCACCTCCGAGCCGAACCGATTCTGGACACTCGCAAATACCGGCGAGGTGACTCCGGGCATCCTTGCCGCCCTGGACTGGAGTGTCTGGGACAACTTTGAACTCGCCGTCCGGCAGGCATGGTGCGACCTCGGAATCATGAACAAGCGTGACGTGTACCTGCCAACCGATCCCAACCTGCGGCAGACGTACGTCTTCTACGGCCGGCACGCGCTCAATGTCGACTACGTCCGCAACTTCATGGGCTCGGTGCCGGGTGCATCTCCCAACGACTTCGAGCGTGACGTGTGCGGCACAGTGAGAGAGGGGATGCCAGACGAGAAGGGCTCGTACCATCGTGCGCCGGCGATGCTCAGGAAGCTCCCCGGGGCTTACAGGCGGACCAACTCGCAGCTTCAGCAGCTTCATCACGAGATTCTGACGTGGTGGCGCGACAATGTACTGCATGGTGTCGGAAGCAACGATCCGCTCTCTGACTTGCACGCGGCCGCACAGTGTTTCCGGCGGACCATGAGCATGCACATCAGGGTGCGCACCTTCCTGCAAGGTGTTCAGGGCGGTCTGGTGTCGCTGGCCGAGAAGGCGGGAAGGCCCGACCTCGCGTTGTCCGTATTCGCTGGATTCGGCGAAGTCAGTGAATCTGCTTTGGCAGAGGACATCTGGGCGCTCGGGTCCGGCAGTCTCGACCTCTCGACCTTCATCGAGCGACATGGCTACTACGGTCCCAATGAGGGGATGGTATGGACATCGTCATGGAGGGAAGACCCGACACCGTTACATGCCATCGCCCGTTCCGTGGCCGCTCGCCAGTCGAGTGATGTGGCCGCTCGTGCGCAGGCGGCGGCAGCGGCGCGCGAGGACGCGGAACGTGAACTTCTCGCAGGGCTGTCGCCACTGCGGCGGCGCCTGGCGCGTATCCTGTTTCGCCAGGCCGCCACTCAGGTGCGCAACCTGGAACTCGGAAAGGCCACCTACCATATCGCGCTCGATGGCTGCCGCGCCGCAGCGCGCCGAGTAGGAGACGACCTTAGGGGCCGAGGCGTCATCGACGATCCCGAAGATGTGTTCTTCCTCAGTATCGAAGAACTGGCGGAGCCCCCGCTACGCGCGAGGGAACTCATCGCCTTCCGTCGACAGCGTCGAAAGGAGTACGCCGCAATCGAGTTGCCGATGACCTTCCACGGCGTACCCGAGCCGGCGTCGACATCGCCGATCGATGTAGACGTCACGGAAATCGAGGGAATCGGTGCCAGCAACGGCGTCGTGGAGGGACGCGCACGGGTCGTCAACGACGCTGACACCGAGGGCCTCTTCGAGGAGGCGGGCGACATCCTCGTATGCCGCACGACCAACCCTAGTTGGACCCCTCTGTTCACTCTCGTCGATGCAGTCGTGATCGACATCGGCAGCACTGCGAGCCACGGCGCCATCGTTGCGAGAGAACTCGGTATTCCGTGTGTTATCAACACCGGCAGCGGCTCGAAGGTTATTCGCTCTGGTGACCGAATTCGAGTTGACGGCACCCGTGGGCTGGTGACGATCGTCGACCGCGCGACGAATCTCGGCGACAGTCCCCCCAGGAAGACCTGA
- the meaB gene encoding methylmalonyl Co-A mutase-associated GTPase MeaB: MRTFTSAEVDAMVSRLHYRDRRNLAHILSLIDSGTPDVRRRVAAGALRPQGAAHILGVTGPPGAGKSSLIGTLCMRFRESGKTVAVLAIDPSSPFSGGAVLGDSLRMQQQFLDPGVFIRSMAARKQLGGLSAVAGQAIRVLDAAGFDIVVIETAGVGQSEVEIATTADTTLVVMAPGMGDSVQATKAGILEIADIFVVNKSDHPGAGRLLSELRSISTMADDPGAWVTGIIATNSSNGEGSERLAAEIERHRTHLENTGAGSARRNSRIAATVREIALAELRRRYSSATTESQVLDELARAVAERRLDPYTAAEELIGPGNSSHALAALTP; this comes from the coding sequence ATGAGGACGTTCACATCCGCGGAAGTCGACGCGATGGTCAGTCGACTCCACTACCGTGACCGACGCAATTTGGCTCACATCCTGTCTCTGATCGACTCTGGCACCCCCGACGTGCGTCGACGCGTCGCCGCCGGTGCGTTGCGCCCCCAGGGTGCCGCACACATCCTCGGCGTCACCGGGCCGCCGGGGGCCGGCAAATCGTCCCTAATTGGCACTCTCTGTATGCGTTTTCGCGAGTCCGGCAAGACGGTGGCCGTCCTCGCGATCGATCCGTCGTCCCCGTTCTCCGGCGGTGCCGTGCTGGGCGACAGTTTGCGAATGCAACAACAGTTCCTCGACCCCGGCGTCTTCATCAGGTCGATGGCGGCACGCAAACAACTGGGCGGGTTGTCCGCTGTTGCGGGACAGGCAATTCGCGTCCTGGACGCTGCGGGATTCGATATCGTCGTCATCGAAACCGCCGGTGTCGGCCAGAGCGAGGTCGAAATCGCTACGACTGCGGACACCACCTTGGTCGTAATGGCGCCCGGCATGGGAGACAGTGTTCAAGCCACCAAGGCGGGGATACTCGAGATTGCCGACATATTCGTCGTCAACAAATCCGACCACCCCGGCGCCGGGAGGCTGCTCTCAGAACTTCGCTCGATCTCGACCATGGCCGACGACCCGGGTGCCTGGGTGACCGGAATCATCGCCACCAATTCGTCGAACGGTGAGGGGTCCGAGCGCCTCGCCGCCGAGATCGAACGTCATCGCACACACCTCGAGAACACCGGCGCCGGTTCTGCCCGACGCAATTCGCGGATTGCTGCGACGGTTCGTGAGATCGCACTAGCCGAACTGCGCCGCCGGTACTCGAGCGCCACGACCGAGAGTCAGGTCCTGGACGAGCTGGCTCGTGCGGTCGCCGAAAGGCGACTCGATCCCTACACAGCTGCCGAAGAACTCATCGGCCCAGGCAACTCTTCCCACGCGCTCGCCGCACTCACACCATGA
- a CDS encoding PEP-utilizing enzyme — MTSTLPTFDPVRGASDPDRFWSTTNTAEATPRILTPLCWSVWGAGLESAWLRSMGDFGVLSRHEQMMSADMNQRSTAAIYGRQAVNVDVLRAVLARLPGVKPDDVERDLLGSVRDGLEPEASAPRRIPVIMTKLPVALLRLESRFSKMYRDQAGWWRREVYMGSTDSGAAGQPIEMLRKASHRFGEAMYIHSQVRFLIPAAEGSVNNAAARSGVPDLAARALRGYGNVAETQMADALWEVANGTGSLESFIETYGFHGPYEGNVYTRSWREDDAPLRNLIKSYRNRPELVRPTDRESHSITERISAEKELLAALPPIRRQSVLFMLRRAAGLTRKLELTKAAYLMALDGCRAAARALGSDLVARGRLSDCDDVFFLTIDELDEVLNDTSRDVRGVISFRKAERRKYEQITLPVAFTGMPPEDTGFAAAGPATPTSLIGKASGGGVVAGTARVVTDLNDDVDLGSSDILVCRFTDPSWTPMMALASALVVDIGSQSSHGAVVARELGITYVIGTDIGTKVIHDGDHLVVDGVTGTVTVDRARRATDSPRAGD, encoded by the coding sequence ATGACATCGACGTTACCGACGTTCGATCCTGTCCGTGGGGCGAGCGACCCGGACCGGTTCTGGTCGACCACCAACACCGCCGAGGCGACACCCCGAATCCTGACGCCACTGTGTTGGAGCGTGTGGGGAGCCGGACTGGAATCCGCGTGGCTCAGGTCGATGGGCGATTTCGGGGTCTTGTCACGACACGAACAGATGATGTCGGCTGACATGAATCAGAGATCGACCGCCGCCATCTACGGACGCCAAGCAGTCAACGTCGATGTTTTGCGGGCGGTCCTGGCTCGGTTGCCCGGGGTCAAGCCCGACGATGTCGAGCGCGATCTGCTGGGGAGTGTCCGGGACGGCCTCGAACCTGAGGCGTCTGCGCCGAGACGTATACCAGTGATCATGACGAAGCTGCCGGTCGCCCTTTTGCGCCTCGAATCACGATTTTCGAAGATGTACCGCGACCAGGCTGGATGGTGGCGGCGCGAGGTGTACATGGGAAGCACCGATTCCGGTGCGGCCGGTCAGCCTATCGAAATGCTGCGCAAGGCATCCCATCGTTTCGGTGAGGCGATGTACATCCATTCCCAGGTTCGATTCCTGATTCCTGCAGCCGAGGGCTCGGTGAACAATGCTGCAGCGAGATCCGGCGTGCCGGACCTCGCTGCACGGGCTCTGCGCGGGTACGGCAACGTTGCCGAGACTCAGATGGCTGACGCGCTATGGGAGGTCGCCAATGGTACGGGAAGTCTCGAATCATTCATCGAGACATATGGATTCCATGGCCCGTATGAAGGCAACGTCTACACACGATCGTGGCGCGAGGATGACGCACCACTTCGCAATCTCATCAAGTCGTATCGGAACCGACCGGAACTGGTCCGGCCAACCGATCGCGAATCACACTCGATCACTGAGCGCATTTCTGCCGAAAAGGAACTGCTGGCGGCATTACCGCCGATACGGCGGCAATCTGTACTGTTCATGCTTCGGCGAGCGGCGGGACTCACGCGAAAGCTCGAACTCACCAAAGCCGCGTATCTCATGGCCTTGGACGGATGCCGCGCTGCGGCTCGAGCTCTTGGATCCGATCTCGTGGCGCGTGGTCGACTCTCCGACTGCGACGACGTCTTCTTCCTGACGATCGACGAGCTCGACGAAGTTCTGAATGATACTTCGAGGGACGTTCGAGGCGTGATCTCGTTCCGCAAGGCAGAACGTCGCAAGTACGAGCAGATCACCCTCCCTGTTGCGTTCACGGGTATGCCGCCGGAGGACACCGGATTCGCCGCGGCCGGTCCTGCAACCCCCACATCACTTATCGGAAAGGCCTCAGGAGGCGGCGTCGTCGCAGGAACCGCTCGCGTTGTGACCGATCTGAATGACGATGTCGACCTCGGAAGTTCCGACATTCTGGTCTGCCGATTCACCGATCCCAGTTGGACGCCGATGATGGCGCTGGCATCTGCGCTGGTGGTGGACATCGGCAGCCAGTCGAGCCACGGGGCAGTCGTGGCACGCGAGCTCGGAATCACCTACGTGATCGGTACCGACATCGGGACGAAAGTGATACACGATGGGGACCACCTGGTCGTCGACGGCGTAACCGGGACGGTCACGGTGGATCGCGCACGTCGGGCGACTGACAGCCCTCGAGCGGGAGATTGA